Proteins from a genomic interval of Bradyrhizobium sp. CCBAU 53340:
- a CDS encoding NAD(P)/FAD-dependent oxidoreductase, with product MSAERHKTGAAGAPSIDIEALRARYRDERDMRLRSEGKAQYVEVSGSFARYLDDPWADAGVTREPVREETEVVIVGGGFGGLLCGARLRAAGITDFRIVEKAADFGGTWYWNRYPGAACDTESYIYLPLLEETGYMPVRKYARAPEIYEHSCRVGRHFGLYERALFQTVISRMAWQEQDGRWLVETDRGDRIRARFVILAGGPLSRPKLPGIPGIESFKGHSFHTSRWDYAYTGGNAEGGLTGLADKRVGIIGTGATAVQCVPHLGRAAKELYVFQRTPSAIGVRDDRPTDQSWAEGLKPGWQRERMDNFTAVISGEPFEQDLVQDGWTGLLGEILLAPRRQPQPVTSMEEALKVIEQADYRKMDEIRARVDAVVKDGATAAALKPWYKAFCKRPCFHDEYLDTFNRPNVHLVDTRGKGVERITENAVVVDGKAYELDCLIYASGFEVGTDYARRMGFEVHGRDGASLSERWRDGVKTMHGFYSRGFPNCFLIVTVQAGQSANFPHIIDEQSQHIAYVIAEARRRGARTLEPTLAAENAWVDEVVKAAVGRQTYLAECTPGYYNNEGVFDPVAARNSQYWRGPMAFLRLLAKWRKEGALDGLELTYGVDAKSQGAPVSA from the coding sequence ATGTCAGCGGAAAGACACAAGACCGGAGCAGCCGGCGCGCCTAGCATCGACATCGAGGCCCTGCGTGCGCGCTATCGCGACGAGCGCGACATGCGTCTGCGCTCCGAGGGCAAGGCGCAGTATGTCGAGGTATCAGGCAGCTTTGCCCGCTATCTCGACGATCCCTGGGCCGATGCCGGAGTCACGCGCGAGCCCGTCCGCGAAGAGACCGAGGTTGTCATCGTCGGCGGCGGTTTCGGTGGCCTGCTGTGCGGCGCGCGCCTGCGCGCGGCCGGCATCACGGATTTCCGCATCGTTGAAAAGGCTGCCGACTTCGGCGGTACCTGGTACTGGAATCGCTATCCGGGCGCAGCCTGCGATACAGAGAGCTACATCTATTTGCCTCTGCTGGAGGAGACCGGCTACATGCCGGTGCGCAAATATGCGCGCGCGCCGGAAATCTACGAACACTCGTGCCGCGTCGGTCGTCACTTCGGCCTCTATGAACGCGCACTGTTTCAGACAGTCATCTCGCGCATGGCGTGGCAGGAGCAGGACGGACGCTGGCTGGTCGAGACCGATCGCGGCGATCGTATCCGCGCGCGCTTCGTGATCCTGGCTGGAGGTCCGCTCAGTCGGCCCAAGCTGCCAGGCATTCCCGGAATCGAGAGCTTCAAGGGCCATAGCTTCCACACCAGCAGGTGGGACTACGCCTACACCGGCGGCAACGCGGAGGGTGGTCTTACCGGTCTTGCCGACAAGCGCGTCGGCATCATCGGCACGGGCGCGACCGCCGTGCAATGCGTACCGCATCTCGGTCGGGCCGCGAAAGAGCTCTATGTGTTCCAGCGCACGCCGTCGGCGATCGGTGTACGTGACGACCGGCCGACGGACCAATCCTGGGCCGAAGGGCTGAAGCCCGGCTGGCAGCGCGAGCGCATGGACAATTTCACCGCGGTGATTTCGGGTGAGCCGTTCGAGCAGGATCTGGTGCAGGACGGCTGGACCGGTCTGCTCGGCGAGATCCTACTGGCACCGCGCCGGCAGCCCCAACCAGTGACCTCGATGGAAGAGGCGCTGAAGGTGATCGAGCAGGCCGACTATCGCAAGATGGACGAGATCCGGGCCCGCGTCGACGCCGTAGTCAAGGATGGGGCGACCGCGGCGGCGCTCAAGCCTTGGTACAAGGCGTTCTGCAAGCGGCCTTGCTTTCACGACGAATATCTCGACACCTTCAATCGTCCCAACGTCCATCTCGTCGACACCAGGGGCAAGGGCGTCGAGCGCATCACGGAGAATGCGGTGGTCGTCGATGGCAAGGCCTACGAGCTCGATTGTCTGATCTATGCCAGCGGCTTCGAGGTCGGCACCGACTATGCGCGCCGCATGGGGTTTGAAGTCCATGGCCGCGACGGTGCGAGCCTGTCCGAGCGCTGGCGCGATGGCGTCAAGACGATGCACGGCTTCTACAGCCGCGGCTTCCCGAACTGCTTCCTGATCGTGACGGTGCAGGCCGGCCAGAGCGCCAACTTCCCGCATATCATCGACGAGCAGTCGCAGCACATCGCCTATGTGATCGCAGAGGCGCGCAGGCGCGGCGCAAGGACATTGGAGCCGACGCTCGCGGCCGAGAACGCATGGGTGGACGAGGTCGTCAAGGCCGCGGTCGGCCGCCAAACCTATCTCGCCGAATGCACGCCCGGGTACTATAACAATGAGGGCGTGTTCGATCCGGTCGCGGCGCGCAATAGCCAGTATTGGCGCGGACCGATGGCGTTTCTGCGCCTGCTTGCCAAATGGCGGAAGGAGGGCGCTCTGGACGGGCTGGAATTGACCTATGGAGTCGACGCGAAGAGCCAGGGGGCTCCGGTCTCGGCATGA
- a CDS encoding shikimate dehydrogenase, translating into MIPAPTGATRLYVIIGDPIAQVRSPAGVSAEFAARGHDAILVPVQVATDDLPDFLAVASRLKNLDGIVVTIPHKFACYEACASATERAHFLRTANLMRRRADGSWHGDMVDGLGFVGAARTKGIDPKGMRALLVGAGGAGSAIALALVEAGVRELAIHDSSAERRDALIHRLNKLGKVSVLAGTTDPAGFDFVANATPAGMKEGDPLPVDVIRLAPSAYCGCVITKPEISPWIAEAGKLGCVTATGTDMYRQHQGIMVDFLLGTDGEQ; encoded by the coding sequence ATGATCCCGGCCCCTACGGGTGCGACCCGGCTCTACGTCATCATCGGCGATCCCATCGCGCAGGTGCGCTCGCCCGCTGGTGTTTCCGCGGAGTTTGCTGCGCGCGGTCATGATGCCATTCTCGTCCCTGTTCAGGTTGCGACTGACGATCTTCCTGATTTTCTCGCGGTGGCGAGCCGGTTGAAGAACCTCGACGGCATCGTGGTGACCATTCCGCACAAGTTCGCCTGCTACGAGGCCTGTGCCAGCGCGACCGAACGTGCGCACTTCCTTCGCACTGCGAACCTGATGCGCCGGCGCGCCGATGGTTCGTGGCACGGCGATATGGTGGACGGTCTCGGCTTCGTCGGCGCCGCGCGGACCAAGGGGATCGATCCCAAAGGGATGCGCGCACTTCTCGTCGGTGCGGGCGGGGCCGGCTCGGCCATTGCGCTGGCCCTGGTCGAGGCCGGCGTCAGGGAACTCGCCATTCACGATAGCTCGGCGGAGCGGCGGGATGCGCTGATCCATCGCCTGAACAAGCTCGGCAAAGTATCCGTGCTGGCAGGCACCACCGACCCCGCAGGCTTCGATTTCGTCGCCAATGCCACGCCCGCCGGAATGAAGGAGGGCGATCCGCTGCCCGTCGACGTTATCAGGCTGGCGCCATCGGCCTATTGCGGCTGCGTCATCACCAAGCCGGAAATCTCGCCGTGGATCGCGGAAGCCGGCAAGCTCGGCTGCGTCACCGCGACCGGCACCGACATGTACCGGCAGCACCAGGGCATCATGGTGGATTTCCTGCTCGGGACCGACGGCGAACAGTAA
- a CDS encoding HlyD family secretion protein, whose translation MKGNFAWFGRLAVTLIAVIAAIGVGRELWVYYMESPWTRDGRVRADVVQVAPDVSGFVTDVLVKDNQKVHRGDVLFRIDRERFALALRQADASVAGHQATLDQANADLKRYSTLTTDAVSQQRQEQVLATQLQAKAAFDAAVADRAVAQLNLDRSEVRASVNGVITNMDLRPGAYVSAGKGVMALVDSDTLHVEGYFEETKLARIRTGDKALVRLMGEKGMLSGHVESIAAGIEDRDRAEGASLLANVNPTFSWVRLAQRVPVRIALDKVPDGMSLVAGRSATVEVLD comes from the coding sequence ATGAAAGGAAATTTCGCCTGGTTCGGCCGGCTTGCAGTGACCCTCATCGCTGTTATCGCTGCGATCGGCGTTGGCCGCGAGCTCTGGGTCTATTACATGGAATCGCCCTGGACGCGTGACGGCCGTGTGCGTGCCGACGTGGTGCAGGTTGCGCCGGATGTCTCGGGCTTCGTCACCGACGTGCTGGTCAAGGACAACCAGAAGGTCCATCGCGGCGACGTGCTGTTCAGGATCGATCGCGAACGCTTTGCGCTGGCGCTGCGGCAGGCCGATGCGTCGGTGGCTGGACATCAGGCAACGCTCGATCAGGCCAATGCGGATCTGAAGCGGTATAGCACGTTGACCACCGATGCCGTGTCGCAGCAGAGGCAGGAGCAGGTGCTGGCCACCCAGCTTCAGGCTAAGGCAGCCTTCGATGCAGCTGTCGCCGACCGCGCGGTCGCCCAGCTCAATCTTGATCGCAGCGAGGTCCGGGCCTCCGTGAACGGCGTGATCACCAACATGGATCTGCGGCCCGGCGCTTACGTCTCTGCGGGCAAGGGCGTGATGGCGCTGGTCGACAGCGACACGTTGCATGTCGAGGGCTATTTCGAAGAGACGAAGCTCGCGCGCATCCGCACCGGCGACAAGGCGTTGGTCCGCCTGATGGGCGAGAAGGGCATGCTATCCGGCCATGTCGAGAGCATCGCCGCCGGCATCGAGGACCGCGATCGTGCCGAAGGTGCGAGCCTGCTCGCGAACGTCAACCCGACCTTTAGCTGGGTAAGGCTTGCCCAGCGCGTGCCTGTGCGCATCGCGCTGGATAAGGTGCCGGACGGAATGTCGTTGGTCGCAGGGCGTTCCGCGACGGTGGAGGTGTTGGACTAA
- a CDS encoding acyl-CoA dehydrogenase family protein — protein sequence MLYPISPKVIELKRKLESFMDRNIYPNEERFYREAEELGPWKVYPVVEELKPLARAEGLWNLFLPDSGHGAGLTNLEYAPLCEVMGRSHLAPEVFNCSAPDTGNMEVLERYGTEKDKERWLKPLLAGEIRSCFAMTEPAVASSDATNIESSIVRDGDHYVINGRKWYTTNATDPRCKICIFMGKTDPDNPDRHKQQSMILVPMDTPGIEVKRPLPVFGFYGVPDRASEVVFTNVRVPKENMLLGEGRGFEIAQGRLGPGRIHHCMRLIGLAERTLEKMCRRVRSRVAFGKPVSEQTVTQERIAEARIMIEQARLLTLNAAYAMDTVGNKVAKAEIAMIKVAVPNMACQIIDWAIQAHGGGGTSNDFGLTQAYATARLLRLADGPDEVHRNQIARFELKKYSNA from the coding sequence ATGCTCTACCCAATCTCGCCCAAAGTCATCGAGCTCAAGCGCAAGCTCGAAAGCTTCATGGACCGCAATATCTATCCGAACGAAGAACGGTTCTATCGCGAGGCGGAAGAGCTCGGGCCTTGGAAGGTCTATCCGGTCGTCGAGGAATTGAAGCCGCTGGCGCGCGCCGAGGGCCTCTGGAATCTATTCTTGCCGGACTCGGGCCATGGCGCGGGCCTCACCAATCTCGAATATGCCCCGCTTTGCGAGGTGATGGGCCGCTCGCATCTCGCGCCCGAGGTGTTCAACTGCTCGGCGCCCGACACCGGCAACATGGAGGTGCTGGAACGCTACGGCACGGAGAAGGACAAGGAACGGTGGCTGAAGCCGCTACTCGCGGGCGAAATCCGCTCCTGCTTCGCCATGACCGAACCGGCGGTTGCCTCATCCGATGCGACCAATATCGAAAGCTCGATCGTGCGTGATGGCGATCACTACGTCATCAACGGCCGCAAGTGGTACACGACCAACGCGACCGATCCGCGCTGCAAGATCTGCATCTTCATGGGCAAGACCGATCCCGATAATCCCGATCGCCACAAGCAGCAATCCATGATCCTGGTGCCGATGGATACGCCCGGCATCGAGGTGAAGCGTCCCCTGCCCGTGTTCGGTTTCTACGGCGTTCCGGACCGCGCCTCCGAAGTCGTCTTCACCAATGTGCGGGTGCCGAAGGAGAACATGTTGCTGGGCGAAGGCCGGGGCTTCGAGATTGCACAAGGACGCCTCGGCCCGGGCCGAATCCACCACTGCATGCGGCTGATTGGCCTTGCCGAACGCACGCTGGAAAAGATGTGCCGCCGCGTACGCAGCCGCGTCGCCTTCGGCAAGCCGGTGTCCGAGCAGACGGTGACGCAGGAGCGCATCGCCGAAGCGCGCATCATGATCGAGCAGGCCCGGCTGTTGACGCTGAATGCCGCATACGCGATGGACACCGTCGGCAACAAGGTCGCGAAGGCCGAGATCGCGATGATCAAGGTCGCCGTGCCCAACATGGCCTGCCAGATCATCGACTGGGCCATCCAGGCCCATGGCGGCGGCGGCACCTCCAACGATTTCGGCCTGACGCAGGCCTACGCTACCGCGCGCCTGCTCCGCCTCGCCGACGGGCCGGACGAGGTCCACCGGAACCAGATCGCGCGGTTTGAGCTGAAAAAATATTCAAACGCGTAG
- a CDS encoding long-chain fatty acid--CoA ligase, with product MQGLMMDMPLLISGLIQYAADYHGEAEIVAREIEGDIHRCTYAEAHPRIKRMALALKRLGMKPGDRVGTLAWNTHRHFEMFYAAPGMGYVLHTVNPRLFPEQLVYIINHAEDRILFVDRATLPIVEAIAPQLATVEAYVMMSSRERMPATKLANVHCYEELLEKEDDAGFAWPEFDEKSASTICYTSGTTGNPKGVIYSHRAAILQTMISCNFDFIPGHREGVREVMMPMAPLFHGNGWNMPFTAPYTGSKLVLPGRNYEPDKLYELLEGEKVTVSAGVPSFWLILLDWLGRTGNKFSTLRATLSSGSAPPRAMIEKLKRDYNVDYVQAWGMTEALGCSMPGLRPGSEHLSEAEIFDRRQVSGRACFGTTLRIVDDAGVELPRDGKTVGHLRARGPWVASGYMKLNEGLDRNGWLITGDMAVIDAQGHVTLTDRSKDVIKSGGEWISSIQLEDIALSHPDVLQAAVVAIAHEKWQERPLLLVVRKKGATVDGKTLLEHMRPKIASWWMPDAVEFLDEFPMTGTGKVLKSALREKFRDYHVG from the coding sequence ATGCAGGGATTGATGATGGACATGCCGCTCCTGATCAGCGGCCTGATCCAATATGCCGCCGATTATCATGGCGAAGCGGAGATCGTCGCGCGCGAGATCGAAGGCGATATCCATCGTTGCACCTATGCCGAGGCGCATCCGCGCATCAAGCGCATGGCGCTGGCGCTGAAGCGGCTCGGCATGAAGCCTGGGGACCGCGTCGGCACGCTCGCCTGGAATACGCATCGCCATTTCGAGATGTTCTACGCGGCGCCGGGCATGGGCTATGTGCTTCACACCGTCAATCCACGATTATTCCCCGAGCAACTCGTCTACATCATCAACCATGCCGAAGACCGCATTCTCTTCGTCGACCGCGCCACATTGCCGATCGTCGAGGCGATCGCGCCGCAACTGGCGACGGTCGAGGCCTATGTGATGATGTCATCACGCGAACGAATGCCCGCGACCAAGCTTGCAAACGTGCACTGCTACGAGGAGCTGCTGGAGAAGGAGGACGACGCCGGCTTCGCCTGGCCGGAGTTCGACGAGAAATCCGCCTCCACCATCTGCTACACCTCGGGCACGACAGGCAACCCCAAGGGCGTGATCTATTCGCATCGCGCCGCAATTCTTCAGACTATGATCTCTTGCAACTTCGACTTCATTCCCGGGCATCGCGAAGGGGTGCGCGAGGTGATGATGCCGATGGCGCCGCTGTTCCACGGCAATGGCTGGAACATGCCGTTCACCGCGCCCTATACCGGCTCCAAGCTGGTGCTGCCCGGCCGCAATTACGAGCCCGACAAGCTCTATGAGCTGCTCGAGGGCGAGAAGGTGACGGTGTCGGCAGGCGTGCCGAGCTTCTGGCTGATCCTGCTCGACTGGCTCGGCCGCACCGGCAACAAATTCTCCACGCTGCGCGCAACGCTGTCCTCGGGCTCGGCGCCGCCGCGTGCAATGATCGAAAAGCTCAAGCGCGACTACAACGTCGACTATGTTCAGGCCTGGGGCATGACGGAGGCGCTGGGCTGCTCGATGCCTGGCTTGCGGCCGGGCTCGGAGCATCTCAGCGAAGCCGAGATCTTCGACCGCCGCCAGGTCTCAGGCCGTGCCTGCTTCGGCACAACCTTGCGCATCGTCGACGATGCCGGCGTCGAGCTGCCGCGCGACGGCAAAACCGTCGGTCACTTGCGCGCTCGCGGCCCCTGGGTCGCCTCCGGCTATATGAAGCTCAACGAAGGCCTCGACCGCAACGGCTGGCTGATCACCGGCGACATGGCCGTGATTGACGCCCAGGGCCACGTGACCCTCACCGATCGTTCCAAGGATGTGATCAAATCGGGCGGCGAATGGATCTCCTCGATCCAGCTCGAGGACATCGCGCTGTCCCACCCCGACGTGCTGCAAGCCGCCGTGGTCGCCATTGCGCATGAGAAGTGGCAGGAGCGCCCTCTCCTTCTCGTCGTCCGGAAGAAGGGCGCGACCGTGGATGGCAAGACCCTGCTCGAGCATATGCGTCCGAAGATCGCGAGCTGGTGGATGCCGGACGCGGTTGAATTCCTCGACGAATTCCCGATGACTGGCACCGGCAAGGTGCTCAAATCGGCGCTGCGTGAGAAATTTAGGGACTATCACGTCGGCTGA